The proteins below are encoded in one region of Rhizobacter sp.:
- a CDS encoding TIGR00730 family Rossman fold protein → MDKRTELTARNILPAKKEAELQGPPPSLYDGPESSYRLAFTDEKFLLRDELRPVRMQLELLKPEMVQKEQAIESTIVIFGSARIVPPDVAQRLLADATSANNETAIRIAENHVRMSRYYDEARRFGALVTQKSRELAAPIYVVTGGGPGIMEAGNRGAHEVGGKSIGLNIVLPHEQAPNPYITPELCFQFHYFGLRKMHFLMRSIGLVCFPGGFGTLDEMFEVLTLIQTGKCRRRPILLFGREFWTKLVNFEHLVETGMISEVDLQLFKFVESAEEAWEALEAEYGFDLPATEIGDLGSFDMED, encoded by the coding sequence ATGGACAAGCGCACAGAACTCACCGCCCGCAACATCCTCCCGGCCAAGAAGGAAGCCGAGCTGCAAGGCCCGCCGCCTTCGCTCTACGACGGCCCGGAGAGCTCATACCGCCTCGCCTTCACCGACGAGAAATTCCTGCTGCGCGACGAGCTGCGCCCGGTGCGCATGCAGCTCGAGCTGCTCAAGCCCGAGATGGTGCAGAAGGAACAGGCCATCGAGTCGACCATCGTGATCTTCGGCAGCGCCCGCATCGTGCCCCCCGACGTGGCTCAGCGCCTGCTGGCCGATGCGACCAGCGCCAACAACGAGACCGCGATCCGCATCGCCGAGAACCACGTGCGCATGTCGCGCTACTACGACGAGGCCCGCCGCTTCGGCGCACTCGTGACGCAGAAATCGCGCGAGCTCGCCGCACCGATCTACGTGGTGACCGGCGGCGGCCCCGGCATCATGGAAGCCGGCAACCGCGGTGCGCACGAAGTGGGCGGCAAGAGCATCGGCTTGAACATCGTGCTGCCGCACGAGCAGGCGCCCAACCCCTACATCACGCCGGAGCTGTGCTTCCAGTTCCACTACTTCGGCCTGCGCAAGATGCACTTCCTGATGCGCTCGATCGGGTTGGTGTGCTTCCCCGGCGGCTTCGGCACGCTCGATGAGATGTTCGAGGTGCTCACGCTGATCCAGACCGGCAAGTGCCGCCGCCGCCCCATCCTGCTCTTCGGCCGCGAGTTCTGGACCAAGCTCGTCAACTTCGAGCACCTGGTCGAGACCGGCATGATCAGCGAGGTCGACCTGCAGCTCTTCAAGTTCGTCGAGTCGGCGGAAGAAGCGTGGGAAGCGCTGGAGGCTGAATACGGCTTCGACCTGCCCGCCACCGAGATCGGCGACCTCGGAAGCTTCGACATGGAAGACTGA
- a CDS encoding HesA/MoeB/ThiF family protein: MNDDQLLRYSRHILLDELGIEGQRKLLDSHALVIGAGGLGSPVALYLGTAGVGRITLVDHDTVDLTNLQRQIAHDMSRVGRPKAESAAQSIGEINPEVQVVALTERAGPERLDELVAGADVVIDCTDNFTTRHAVNAACVRHKKPLVSGAAIGFDAQISVYDTRQPDAPCYACLFPPDAAFEEVRCATMGVFAPLVGIVGSMQAAEALKLLAGTGESLAGRLQMLDARSMEWTEIKTARAPDCVVCKERSLL, from the coding sequence ATGAACGACGACCAGCTCCTGCGCTACTCGCGCCACATCCTGCTCGACGAGCTGGGCATCGAAGGCCAGCGCAAGCTGCTCGACTCGCATGCGCTGGTGATCGGCGCAGGGGGCCTGGGCTCGCCGGTGGCGCTGTACCTCGGCACGGCCGGCGTGGGCCGCATCACCCTCGTCGACCACGACACGGTCGACCTCACCAACCTGCAGCGCCAGATCGCGCACGACATGAGCCGCGTGGGCCGGCCCAAGGCCGAATCGGCCGCGCAGTCGATCGGCGAGATCAACCCCGAGGTGCAGGTCGTGGCCCTCACCGAGCGTGCCGGCCCCGAGCGGCTGGATGAACTGGTGGCCGGCGCCGACGTGGTGATCGACTGCACCGACAACTTCACCACCCGCCACGCGGTGAACGCCGCCTGTGTGAGACACAAGAAGCCGCTGGTCTCGGGCGCGGCCATCGGCTTCGATGCGCAGATCTCCGTTTACGACACCCGCCAGCCCGACGCGCCCTGCTACGCCTGCCTCTTCCCGCCAGACGCCGCCTTCGAAGAGGTGCGCTGCGCCACGATGGGCGTCTTCGCACCGCTGGTGGGCATCGTCGGCAGCATGCAGGCGGCCGAGGCGCTGAAGCTGCTTGCCGGCACGGGCGAGTCGCTCGCCGGGCGCTTGCAGATGCTCGATGCCCGCAGCATGGAGTGGACGGAAATCAAGACCGCGCGCGCCCCTGATTGCGTCGTGTGCAAGGAACGCTCATTGCTGTGA
- a CDS encoding S41 family peptidase, with product MGAKLKVAGWVVVGALAGGLTTMQLQATARSNPVNQLPLEELQQLAEVFNVVKTSYVDPVDEKKLIRDAIGGMVSGLDPHSQYLEGKNFTEFRESVSGKFVGVGIEIGMEDGLVKVVSPIEGSPAFKAGIKSGDLITKIDDTAVRGLTMDQAVKRMRGERDTKVILTIFRKAESRTFPVTITRSEINVQSVSAKMIEPGYGWVRVRQFQEPTVIDFVRKVNDLYTQDPNLKGLVLDLRNDPGGLLDAAVAISAAFLPQGVTVVSMNGQIPQSRAEFKAVQRDYSRRSGFDPLKGLPEAMKTVPVVVLVNEGSASASEIVAGALQDHKRATIMGAQTFGKGSVQTEIRQLPVANTSVKITTARYYTPSGKSIQARGIVPDVMLDETAEGNVFAALRMREADLDKHLNSGQGPEVKDTAREKAREEQRKKLEEEAAKNTAAPKPLPEFGSAEDFQLAQALNRLKGKPVLVSKSAVERKPEASTTN from the coding sequence ATGGGCGCCAAACTCAAGGTCGCTGGCTGGGTTGTCGTAGGGGCCTTGGCCGGGGGTCTGACCACCATGCAACTGCAGGCCACGGCCCGCAGCAATCCCGTCAACCAGCTTCCCCTCGAAGAGCTGCAGCAGCTGGCCGAGGTCTTCAATGTGGTGAAGACCTCCTACGTCGACCCGGTCGACGAGAAGAAGCTGATCCGCGACGCCATCGGCGGCATGGTCTCCGGCCTTGACCCGCATTCCCAATACCTCGAAGGCAAGAACTTCACCGAGTTCCGCGAGAGCGTCTCGGGCAAGTTCGTCGGCGTGGGCATCGAGATCGGCATGGAAGACGGCCTGGTGAAGGTCGTCTCGCCCATCGAAGGCTCGCCCGCCTTCAAGGCCGGCATCAAGTCGGGTGACCTCATCACCAAGATCGACGACACCGCCGTGCGCGGCCTCACGATGGACCAGGCCGTCAAGCGCATGCGCGGCGAGCGTGACACCAAGGTCATCCTCACCATCTTCCGCAAGGCCGAGAGCCGCACCTTCCCGGTGACCATCACCCGCTCCGAGATCAACGTGCAGAGCGTGAGCGCCAAGATGATCGAGCCCGGCTACGGCTGGGTGCGCGTGCGCCAGTTCCAGGAGCCCACCGTCATCGACTTCGTGCGCAAGGTCAACGACCTGTACACGCAAGATCCCAACCTCAAGGGCCTGGTGCTCGACCTGCGCAACGACCCGGGCGGCCTGCTCGACGCGGCCGTCGCCATCTCGGCCGCCTTCCTGCCGCAAGGTGTGACGGTGGTGTCGATGAATGGGCAGATCCCGCAGTCGCGCGCCGAGTTCAAGGCGGTGCAGCGCGACTACAGCCGCCGCTCCGGCTTCGACCCGCTCAAGGGCCTGCCCGAAGCCATGAAGACGGTGCCGGTGGTGGTGCTCGTCAACGAAGGCTCGGCCTCGGCCAGCGAGATCGTGGCCGGCGCCCTGCAAGACCACAAGCGCGCCACCATCATGGGCGCGCAGACCTTCGGCAAGGGCTCGGTGCAGACCGAGATCCGCCAGCTGCCGGTGGCCAACACCTCGGTGAAGATCACCACGGCCCGCTACTACACGCCGAGCGGCAAGTCGATCCAGGCGCGCGGCATCGTGCCCGACGTGATGCTCGACGAGACCGCCGAAGGCAATGTCTTCGCCGCGCTGCGCATGCGCGAGGCCGACCTCGACAAGCACCTCAACAGCGGCCAGGGCCCCGAGGTGAAAGACACCGCCCGTGAGAAGGCCCGCGAAGAGCAGCGCAAGAAGCTGGAAGAAGAAGCCGCCAAGAACACGGCTGCCCCGAAGCCGCTGCCCGAGTTCGGCAGCGCCGAAGACTTCCAGCTCGCCCAGGCGCTCAACCGCCTGAAAGGCAAGCCGGTGCTGGTGTCCAAGAGCGCGGTGGAACGCAAGCCCGAGGCCTCGACGACCAACTGA
- a CDS encoding diguanylate cyclase, which yields MTPHQLPTAAKPYSRLIAWGPFVAVALLLAILWGLVLGFAVAQERRMAANAHKQLRLINNAAAQQTRDLLRVTEGRLAVVQQWLHRSPELDAGLGELLQTFSRQSEDLVQLSLVDAAGKGIAVPGAPAWAEAMPPVEFAASADGMHVGNPMRGSTTEPWRWPMTRRLATPVGNAAGVVAWVNLPKLSAIHERLREKPAGGISLTTSNGIVVVRAPYSDTLIGQNVLANRPRPAAAGVVQGAFEHDGSLTGGQPRLATFERLVDYPVTVLVSQERDELLAAFYTRRNLGIGVLVLLTVGGAVFSWVLARTQRAARHSQAQFDAVSNAFPLGLFMTDTRGETTYANDAYFQKFGLPRERMAWGWSDLVAPTQRQELMTVWREATASLEPVRNTLYVTKPDGEPAMLSVRTAPLTVDGRLIGHVGSIEDVTERAQQQRAQRMLTAIFERSTDIVAQVSAQGQMLYLNPAGRAMLDLKPDDPIQHLRFDDFLPAHREPQVRDIIMPAALATGLWLGETSVLRGDGREIDVSEMLIVHRDERQEVETYSIVMRDISHEIRSRTELQRSESILKVVAATLPVLVAVADKHQRYLFTNDAFDQWVGHPRGRIAGQHAREVLGETEYERRRPFIEAALSGQRVMFESGTAGHQYFETTYIPFRDAEGQVAGLVALSQDITSHKRQHQILLDASQTDPLTGTLNRAGFDLRVGEALLRAQEDHHPLALLMVDLDRFKPVNDEHGHATGDALLVAVAQRLQKVLRPTDLLARLGGDEFAVVLPDVKDAAAAATVARKIVGALGETFALEGKQLSIGASVGLAVARHGEDSVQSLAQRADVALYQAKRAGRGRFEMAAAEG from the coding sequence GTGACGCCGCACCAGTTGCCCACCGCGGCCAAGCCCTACTCCCGGCTCATCGCCTGGGGGCCGTTCGTCGCAGTCGCCTTGCTGCTGGCGATCCTGTGGGGGCTGGTGCTGGGTTTTGCCGTCGCACAAGAGCGGCGCATGGCAGCCAACGCGCACAAGCAGCTGCGCCTCATCAACAACGCCGCGGCCCAGCAGACGCGCGACCTGCTGCGTGTCACCGAAGGCCGGCTCGCGGTGGTGCAGCAGTGGCTGCACCGCTCGCCCGAACTCGATGCCGGTCTCGGCGAGCTGCTGCAGACCTTCAGCCGCCAGTCCGAAGACTTGGTGCAGCTCAGCCTGGTCGATGCGGCCGGCAAGGGCATCGCGGTGCCGGGCGCGCCGGCCTGGGCCGAGGCGATGCCGCCCGTCGAATTCGCCGCCAGCGCCGACGGCATGCACGTGGGCAACCCGATGCGCGGCAGCACCACCGAGCCGTGGCGCTGGCCGATGACGCGCCGCCTGGCGACACCCGTCGGCAATGCCGCCGGCGTGGTGGCCTGGGTCAACCTGCCCAAGCTCAGCGCCATCCATGAGCGCCTGCGCGAGAAGCCGGCCGGCGGCATCTCGCTGACCACCTCGAATGGGATCGTGGTGGTGCGTGCGCCCTACTCCGACACCCTGATCGGCCAGAACGTGCTCGCCAACCGCCCGCGCCCCGCGGCGGCCGGCGTCGTGCAAGGGGCTTTCGAGCATGACGGCAGCCTGACCGGCGGCCAGCCGCGCCTGGCCACCTTCGAGCGCCTGGTCGACTACCCGGTCACGGTGCTCGTCTCGCAGGAGCGCGACGAGCTGCTCGCCGCCTTCTACACCCGGCGCAACCTCGGCATCGGCGTGCTGGTGCTGCTCACCGTGGGCGGGGCGGTGTTCTCCTGGGTCCTGGCGCGCACCCAGCGGGCGGCCCGGCACAGCCAGGCGCAGTTCGACGCGGTCAGCAACGCCTTCCCGCTCGGCCTCTTCATGACCGACACGCGGGGCGAGACCACCTACGCCAACGACGCCTATTTCCAGAAGTTCGGCCTGCCGCGCGAGCGCATGGCCTGGGGCTGGAGCGACCTGGTCGCCCCCACGCAGCGCCAGGAGCTCATGACCGTCTGGCGCGAGGCCACAGCCAGCCTCGAGCCGGTGCGCAACACCCTCTACGTGACCAAGCCCGATGGCGAGCCGGCCATGCTCTCGGTGCGCACCGCGCCGCTCACGGTCGACGGCCGGCTCATCGGCCACGTGGGCTCCATCGAAGACGTGACCGAGCGCGCCCAGCAGCAGCGCGCGCAGCGGATGCTCACCGCCATCTTCGAGCGCAGCACCGACATCGTGGCCCAGGTCAGCGCCCAGGGCCAGATGCTCTACCTCAACCCGGCCGGCCGGGCGATGCTCGACCTCAAGCCCGACGACCCGATCCAGCACCTGCGCTTCGACGACTTCCTGCCCGCGCACCGCGAGCCCCAGGTGCGCGACATCATCATGCCGGCCGCGCTGGCCACCGGCCTCTGGCTGGGCGAGACCTCCGTGCTGCGCGGCGACGGCCGCGAGATCGACGTCAGCGAGATGCTCATCGTGCACCGCGACGAGCGCCAGGAGGTCGAGACCTACTCCATCGTGATGCGCGACATCTCGCACGAGATCCGGAGCCGCACCGAGCTGCAGCGCAGCGAATCCATCCTCAAGGTGGTGGCGGCCACGCTGCCGGTGCTGGTGGCCGTGGCCGACAAGCACCAGCGCTATCTCTTCACCAACGACGCCTTCGACCAGTGGGTGGGCCACCCGCGCGGCCGCATCGCCGGCCAGCATGCGCGCGAGGTGCTGGGCGAGACGGAATACGAGCGCCGCCGCCCGTTCATCGAGGCGGCGCTCTCGGGCCAGCGGGTGATGTTCGAGTCGGGCACCGCGGGCCACCAGTACTTCGAGACCACCTACATCCCCTTCCGCGACGCCGAGGGTCAGGTGGCCGGGCTGGTGGCGCTTTCGCAAGACATCACGAGCCACAAGCGCCAGCACCAGATCCTGCTCGACGCCTCGCAGACCGACCCCCTCACCGGCACGCTCAACCGCGCCGGCTTCGACCTGCGGGTGGGCGAAGCCCTGCTGCGCGCCCAGGAAGACCACCACCCCCTCGCCTTGCTGATGGTTGACCTCGACCGCTTCAAGCCGGTGAACGACGAACACGGCCATGCCACCGGCGATGCACTGCTCGTGGCCGTGGCCCAGCGGCTGCAGAAGGTGCTGCGCCCGACCGACCTGCTCGCGCGACTGGGCGGCGACGAATTCGCCGTGGTGCTGCCCGACGTCAAAGACGCCGCGGCGGCCGCCACCGTCGCCCGCAAGATCGTCGGTGCGCTGGGCGAGACCTTCGCCCTCGAAGGCAAGCAGCTGTCGATCGGCGCCAGCGTGGGCCTGGCCGTGGCGCGCCACGGCGAAGACTCGGTGCAGTCGCTCGCACAGCGCGCCGACGTCGCGCTCTACCAGGCCAAACGCGCCGGGCGCGGGCGCTTCGAAATGGCCGCGGCCGAGGGTTGA
- a CDS encoding ATP-dependent DNA helicase, translating to MKQYVVAVRALCEFTAKAGDLDLRFTPAPTALEGQAGHATVAARRQRSGYESEVSVSGTYKVLTVRGRADGYDRHTRTLEEVKTFRGDLARQPANHRALHLAQAKVYGWLMCEQEQLDEMNVSLVYFDIVTQRETVFTDTYSAEALRTHFEQQCERFLAWAEQELAHRTQRDAALVSLPFPHAQFRTGQRELAEAVYRATVQGRVLLAQAPTGIGKTVGTLYPMLKAMPGQQLDHVFFLTAKGSGRQLALEASERVQAGQPLLRTLELVARDKACEHPELACHGDSCPLAKGFYDRLAAARAEALTRPMLDKAGVREVALAHQVCPYYLSQELARWADVIVGDYNYLLDLGGLLMGLTLARGSRIGVLIDEAHNLVERGRMMYSADLDQATLKFVRRNAPASLKTPLTKLNKAWNAIAKAQAVPYQVHPGVPEDFSQALQKATATITDHFTEHPTAAVDGELQRFYFDALHFSRVHELADENWLFDVTLNGPRKPTALLTLRNVVPAPQLGPRLAVAHSVTLFSATLTPHEFHANLLGLPDDTVWLDVPTPFSPEQLEVRVARHISTRYQHRSASVDPIAGLIARQFAARPGNYLAFFSSFDYLRQVLAAFRALAPEVPVWEQSRGMSEPEREAFLARFTPEGQGIGFAVLGGSFGEGIDLPGRLLIGAFIATLGLPQLNPVNEEMKKRLDQRFGAERGYDYAYLYPGLQKVVQAAGRVIRTPHDVGVIHLIDDRFAGPRVRRLLPDWWTIQRSEPQIPG from the coding sequence TTGAAGCAGTACGTCGTTGCCGTTCGCGCGTTGTGCGAGTTCACCGCCAAGGCGGGCGATCTCGACCTGCGCTTCACTCCCGCACCCACGGCGCTCGAAGGCCAGGCCGGCCATGCGACGGTGGCCGCGCGGCGGCAACGCAGCGGTTATGAATCCGAAGTGAGCGTGAGCGGCACGTACAAGGTGCTCACCGTGCGCGGCCGCGCCGACGGCTACGACCGCCACACCCGCACGCTGGAGGAAGTGAAGACCTTCCGCGGCGACCTCGCGCGCCAGCCGGCCAACCACCGTGCGCTGCACCTGGCGCAGGCCAAGGTGTACGGCTGGCTGATGTGCGAGCAGGAGCAGCTCGACGAGATGAACGTCTCGCTCGTCTACTTCGACATCGTCACGCAGCGCGAGACGGTGTTCACCGACACCTACAGCGCCGAAGCGCTGCGCACGCACTTCGAGCAGCAGTGCGAACGCTTTCTCGCCTGGGCCGAACAGGAGCTCGCGCACCGCACGCAGCGCGACGCGGCGCTCGTCTCGTTGCCCTTCCCGCATGCGCAGTTCCGCACCGGCCAGCGCGAGCTGGCCGAGGCGGTGTACCGCGCCACGGTGCAGGGGCGCGTGCTGCTCGCGCAGGCGCCCACCGGCATCGGCAAGACGGTGGGCACGCTCTACCCCATGCTGAAGGCGATGCCGGGGCAGCAGCTTGACCATGTGTTTTTCCTCACCGCCAAGGGCTCGGGTCGGCAGCTGGCGCTCGAAGCGTCTGAGCGGGTGCAGGCAGGGCAACCGCTGCTGCGCACGCTGGAACTCGTGGCCCGCGACAAGGCCTGCGAGCACCCCGAGCTCGCCTGCCACGGCGACTCGTGTCCGCTCGCCAAGGGCTTCTACGACCGCTTGGCCGCCGCCCGCGCCGAGGCGCTCACGCGCCCGATGCTCGACAAGGCAGGCGTGCGCGAGGTGGCGCTCGCCCACCAGGTCTGCCCCTACTACCTGAGCCAGGAACTTGCGCGCTGGGCCGACGTGATCGTGGGCGACTACAACTACCTGCTCGACCTCGGCGGCCTGCTGATGGGCCTCACGCTCGCGCGCGGCAGCCGCATCGGCGTGCTGATCGACGAGGCGCACAACCTAGTCGAGCGTGGTCGGATGATGTACAGCGCCGACCTCGACCAGGCCACGCTGAAGTTCGTGCGTCGCAATGCACCCGCCTCGCTGAAGACCCCGCTCACCAAGCTCAACAAGGCCTGGAACGCGATCGCGAAAGCGCAGGCCGTGCCCTACCAGGTGCACCCCGGCGTGCCCGAAGACTTCAGCCAGGCGCTGCAGAAGGCCACGGCCACGATCACCGACCATTTCACCGAGCACCCCACCGCAGCCGTCGACGGCGAACTGCAGCGCTTCTACTTCGACGCCCTGCACTTCTCGCGCGTGCACGAGCTGGCCGACGAGAACTGGCTCTTCGACGTGACCCTCAACGGGCCGCGCAAGCCCACCGCCTTGCTCACGCTGCGCAACGTGGTGCCCGCCCCGCAGCTCGGGCCCCGGCTCGCCGTGGCCCATTCGGTGACGCTCTTCTCGGCCACGCTCACGCCGCACGAGTTCCATGCCAACCTGCTGGGCCTGCCCGACGACACCGTCTGGCTCGACGTGCCCACGCCCTTCTCGCCCGAGCAGCTCGAAGTGCGCGTGGCGCGCCACATCTCCACCCGCTACCAGCACCGCAGCGCCTCGGTCGACCCCATTGCCGGGCTGATCGCGCGCCAGTTCGCCGCGCGCCCGGGCAACTACCTCGCCTTCTTCAGCAGCTTCGACTACCTGCGGCAGGTGCTGGCCGCCTTCCGCGCGCTCGCGCCCGAGGTGCCGGTGTGGGAGCAGTCGCGCGGCATGAGCGAGCCCGAGCGCGAGGCCTTTCTCGCGCGCTTCACCCCCGAAGGCCAGGGCATCGGCTTCGCGGTGCTGGGCGGATCCTTCGGCGAAGGCATCGACCTGCCCGGCCGGCTGCTCATCGGCGCCTTCATCGCCACCCTCGGCCTGCCGCAGCTCAACCCGGTCAACGAAGAGATGAAGAAGCGCCTCGACCAGCGCTTCGGCGCCGAGCGCGGCTACGACTACGCCTACCTCTACCCCGGCCTGCAGAAGGTGGTGCAGGCGGCCGGCCGCGTGATCCGCACGCCACACGACGTTGGCGTGATCCACCTCATCGACGACCGTTTCGCCGGCCCCCGGGTGCGCCGGCTGCTCCCGGATTGGTGGACCATCCAGCGAAGTGAGCCCCAAATTCCCGGCTGA
- a CDS encoding cytochrome C, protein MLALALPVGAQSLESVLAPGKLSDAHAKWDDDCKQCHVRFDRNAQDGLCTSCHKDVGHDLRERAGFHGRQKPQACRSCHTEHKGRGMRLAEFDRQHFDHMQTDYPLRGRHLKAPCSACHLPAQKYREAPKDCLACHRKDDTHKGSLGPKCHECHTETSWKEAKLDHDKTRFALTGKHADTPCASCHKDTQYRETPRTCIGCHKRVDEQRGHKGQFGERCESCHGTKSWKGSLFNHDTDTRYALRGKHRLLACTNCHTGPLYRQKTASDCYGCHRQDDKHHGSLGRECASCHTERDWKERAKFDHGKTAFPLLGRHADAECKACHKSALFKEAPKDCIGCHRKDDRHQGTLGEKCESCHAEKNWKTTAGRFDHDKTRFVLRNAHARTTIPCAACHLEMSGPRLVFRTASTDCVACHRKDDRHDGQLGTQCSQCHTDLNWRVPGFDHAKTRFPLTGGHLIANCKACHLTPRFKDAKAECHSCHRKDDKHQLRFGPRCDTCHTTRDWKTWRFDHDQRTRYRLDGAHAKVACESCHTREAPRGKDIAPVGTHCSACHRNDDVHDGQFGPRCEQCHVPQSWKRVTNLRTGSLQRPRWLQ, encoded by the coding sequence TTGCTGGCCCTGGCACTGCCGGTGGGGGCGCAGAGCCTGGAGTCGGTGCTGGCGCCGGGCAAGCTCAGCGACGCCCACGCCAAATGGGACGACGACTGCAAGCAATGCCACGTGCGCTTCGACCGCAACGCGCAGGACGGCCTGTGCACCAGCTGCCATAAGGACGTGGGCCACGACCTTCGCGAGCGCGCCGGCTTCCACGGCCGCCAGAAGCCCCAGGCCTGCCGCAGCTGCCACACCGAGCACAAGGGCCGCGGCATGCGCCTGGCCGAGTTCGACCGCCAGCACTTCGACCACATGCAGACCGACTACCCGCTGCGCGGCCGTCACCTGAAGGCCCCGTGCAGCGCCTGCCACCTGCCCGCCCAGAAGTACCGCGAGGCGCCGAAGGACTGCCTGGCCTGCCACCGCAAGGACGACACCCACAAGGGCAGCCTCGGCCCCAAGTGCCACGAGTGCCACACCGAGACTAGCTGGAAGGAAGCGAAGCTCGACCACGACAAGACCCGCTTCGCGCTCACCGGCAAGCACGCCGACACGCCCTGCGCCAGCTGCCACAAGGACACGCAGTACCGCGAGACCCCGCGCACCTGCATCGGCTGCCACAAGCGGGTGGACGAGCAGCGCGGGCACAAGGGCCAGTTCGGCGAGCGCTGCGAGAGCTGCCACGGCACCAAGTCGTGGAAGGGCAGCCTCTTCAACCACGACACCGACACCCGCTACGCATTGCGCGGCAAACACCGCCTGTTGGCGTGCACGAATTGCCACACCGGGCCGCTCTACCGGCAAAAAACCGCAAGCGACTGTTACGGCTGCCACCGCCAGGACGACAAGCACCACGGCTCGCTTGGCCGCGAGTGCGCGAGCTGCCACACCGAGCGCGACTGGAAGGAGCGCGCGAAGTTCGACCACGGCAAGACCGCCTTCCCGCTGCTCGGCCGCCATGCCGATGCCGAGTGCAAGGCCTGCCACAAGAGCGCGCTCTTCAAAGAGGCCCCGAAGGACTGCATCGGCTGCCACCGCAAGGATGACCGCCACCAGGGCACGCTGGGCGAGAAGTGCGAGAGCTGCCACGCCGAGAAGAACTGGAAGACGACCGCCGGCCGCTTCGACCACGACAAGACCCGCTTCGTGCTGCGCAACGCCCACGCGCGCACCACCATTCCATGCGCGGCCTGCCACCTCGAGATGAGCGGCCCGCGCCTCGTCTTCCGCACCGCCTCGACCGACTGCGTGGCCTGCCACCGCAAGGACGACCGCCACGACGGCCAGCTCGGTACGCAGTGCAGCCAGTGCCACACCGACCTGAACTGGCGCGTGCCCGGCTTCGACCACGCGAAGACACGTTTCCCGCTCACCGGTGGGCACCTCATCGCCAACTGCAAGGCCTGCCACCTCACGCCGCGCTTCAAGGATGCGAAGGCCGAGTGCCACTCCTGCCACCGCAAGGATGACAAGCACCAGTTGCGCTTCGGCCCGCGCTGCGACACCTGCCACACCACGCGCGACTGGAAGACCTGGCGCTTCGACCACGACCAGCGCACGCGCTATCGACTGGACGGCGCCCACGCCAAGGTGGCCTGCGAGTCGTGCCACACGCGTGAAGCACCGCGCGGGAAAGACATCGCGCCCGTCGGCACCCACTGCAGCGCCTGCCACCGCAACGACGACGTGCACGACGGCCAGTTCGGCCCGCGTTGCGAGCAGTGCCACGTGCCGCAGTCGTGGAAGCGCGTGACCAACCTGCGCACCGGCAGCCTGCAACGCCCGAGGTGGCTCCAATGA